A genomic window from Triticum urartu cultivar G1812 chromosome 7, Tu2.1, whole genome shotgun sequence includes:
- the LOC125525028 gene encoding sucrose:sucrose 1-fructosyltransferase-like: MKLRAGTPPVLYSYASMQQRSGGGVRCRECIAVLGAAALVVLVVTHALLPGARLGDLGDVVSPVLRLRRARREEVPSSEKTVGEIGDEADGFLWSNAMLQWQRTGYHFQPEKNYMNDPNAPMYYRGWYHFFYQYNPKGVTWGNISWGHAVSRDMVHWHHLPLAMVPDRWYDIKGVLTGSATVLPDGKVVLLYTGNTDTLAQVQCLAVPADPHDPLLRTWTKHPANPVLLPPPETGKKDFRDPMTAWFDKSDNTWRTMIGSKDDNGHAGVALMYKTKDFVKFELIPRPVHRVEGTGMWECVDFYPVGNRNSSQEELYVLKASMDDERHDYYALGRYDAVTNTWTPLDPETDVGIGLRYDWGKFFASTTFYDPTKRRRVMWAYVGETDSNRTDLAKGWANVQAIPRTVALDEKTRTNLVQWPVEEIETLRHNTTDLSGITIGTGSVIPLHLCQAAQLDIEASFRLNTSDIASHNEADIGYNCSTSGGASKRGALGPFGLLLTNGRSEQMAMYFYVSRSLDGGLRTHFCHDESQSSLAKNVVKRVVGSTVPVLEGEALSARILVDHSIVESFVMGGRLTATSRVYPTEAIYEAAGVYVFNNATSSRMTVERLVVHEMHSTPMQRDLYARD, encoded by the exons ATGAAGTTACGCGCCGGCACGCCGCCCGTCCTGTACTCGTACGCGTCGATGCAGCAGCGGAGCGGCGGCGGTGTGAGGTGTCGCGAGTGCATTGCCGTGCTGGGCGCCGCCGCCTTGGTGGTGCTCGTCGTCACCCACGCGCTCCTCCCGGGGGCCAGGTTGGGGGACCTGGGCGACGTTGTTAGCCCGGTGCTCCGTCTCCGGAGAGCCAGGCGAGAGGAGGTGCCGTCGTCGGAGAAGACGGTAGGGGAAATCGGCGACGAGGCCGATGGGTTCCTGTGGAGCAACGCCATGCTGCAGTGGCAGCGCACCGGGTACCATTTCCAGCCGGAGAAGAACTACATGAACG ATCCAAACG CTCCGATGTACTACCGTGGATGGTACCACTTCTTCTACCAGTACAACCCGAAGGGCGTCACGTGGGGCAACATCTCGTGGGGCCACGCCGTGTCGCGGGACATGGTCCACTGGCACCACCTACCCCTTGCTATGGTGCCCGACCGATGGTACGACATCAAAGGCGTTTTGACGGGCTCCGCCACCGTACTTCCCGATGGCAAAGTCGTCCTGCTCTACACGGGGAACACCGACACCCTTGCCCAGGTACAGTGCCTTGCCGTACCTGCTGACCCTCATGATCCTCTCCTTCGTACTTGGACCAAGCACCCTGCCAACCCTGTGCTCCTTCCGCCCCCCGAGACCGGCAAAAAGGACTTTCGCGACCCCATGACAGCATGGTTTGATAAGTCCGACAACACATGGCGCACCATGATCGGGTCCAAGGATGACAACGGTCATGCTGGCGTCGCCCTCATGTACAAGACAAAAGACTTTGTCAAGTTCGAGCTCATCCCACGCCCGGTCCACCGCGTCGAGGGCACCGGCATGTGGGAGTGCGTCGACTTCTACCCTGTGGGCAACCGCAACTCATCACAGGAAGAGTTGTATGTGCTGAAGGCGAGCATGGACGATGAACGACATGACTACTACGCATTGGGAAGGTACGACGCAGTGACCAACACATGGACGCCGCTGGACCCAGAAACAGATGTGGGAATCGGACTAAGGTACGATTGGGGAAAGTTCTTTGCGTCCACGACATTCTATGATCCGACAAAGCGGCGACGCGTGATGTGGGCGTATGTTGGTGAGACAGACTCCAACCGGACCGACCTCGCCAAAGGATGGGCAAACGTCCAG GCGATTCCGAGGACGGTGGCGCTGGACGAGAAGACCCGGACGAACCTCGTCCAATGGCCGGTGGAGGAGATCGAGACCCTCCGCCACAACACCACTGACCTCAGTGGCATCACCATCGGCACTGGCTCCGTCATCCCCTTGCATCTCTGCCAAGCCGCTCAGCTCGACATAGAGGCCTCCTTCCGCCTCAACACATCTGACATCGCATCCCACAACGAGGCCGACATTGGCTACAACTGCAGCACTAGTGGTGGTGCCTCCAAGCGGGGTGCACTTGGCCCCTTCGGCCTCCTCCTCACCAACGGCCGTAGTGAGCAAATGGCAATGTACTTCTACGTGTCTAGAAGCCTCGACGGGGGACTCCGGACCCACTTCTGCCATGACGAGTCACAGTCATCGCTGGCCAAGAACGTTGTGAAGCGTGTGGTGGGCAGCACTGTTCCGGTGCTCGAGGGCGAGGCTTTATCCGCTAGGATTCTTGTGGATCATTCCATTGTGGAGAGCTTTGTGATGGGTGGGAGGTTGACGGCGACGTCACGGGTTTATCCCACTGAGGCCATCTACGAGGCGGCTGGGGTGTATGTTTTCAACAACGCTACCAGCTCCAGAATGACCGTCGAGAGGCTCGTGGTGCACGAGATGCACTCAACACCGATGCAACGAGATCTTTATGCACGAGATTAA